One stretch of Candidatus Poribacteria bacterium DNA includes these proteins:
- a CDS encoding transporter substrate-binding domain-containing protein, giving the protein MKYHILLWVLLFTLSGSILHNADADDALEEIREKGVLTVCMDVRNLPYSNADPELPGVDVEIAHLLAEELGVKLELHWLDSLRDSLLADMLRGHCDCVIGIPIEERAMSENVQLGQNVDFSKPYYGTGYVLIKRKDLQQSPKTLEDIKLETIGTEAGSIASDVLRQMGYNRRVYRSQIAVLDALQKGEIAYGCMWANSGWLIEKGSRLQRAAQTETAYPELEVVAGYMPPSRLRWNVSIAFSKNTAERDTQALQNAVNTIIEQKWSGEKLKGIVQKYHLPYYAPFQEEEK; this is encoded by the coding sequence GTGAAATATCACATACTTTTATGGGTATTGCTTTTCACGCTGTCCGGTTCGATATTGCACAATGCGGATGCTGACGATGCCTTGGAAGAGATTAGAGAAAAAGGAGTGTTGACAGTCTGCATGGACGTTCGGAATCTGCCCTATTCTAATGCCGATCCAGAACTCCCAGGAGTAGATGTTGAGATAGCACATCTACTGGCAGAAGAATTAGGGGTTAAACTGGAACTCCATTGGCTCGATTCGCTCCGGGATAGCTTGCTCGCTGATATGTTACGCGGGCATTGCGACTGCGTTATCGGAATCCCTATTGAAGAGCGCGCGATGAGTGAAAACGTCCAGTTGGGTCAGAATGTTGACTTCTCTAAACCGTATTACGGCACCGGTTATGTGTTGATAAAGCGGAAAGATTTGCAACAGTCCCCCAAAACACTGGAAGACATCAAACTGGAAACGATTGGTACAGAGGCTGGATCGATCGCGAGTGACGTGCTTCGACAGATGGGATACAACCGCCGGGTTTATCGTTCACAAATCGCTGTTCTGGATGCGCTACAGAAAGGTGAAATCGCTTACGGATGTATGTGGGCAAACTCGGGTTGGTTGATTGAAAAAGGATCCCGTCTTCAGCGGGCAGCACAAACAGAAACAGCTTATCCTGAATTAGAAGTTGTTGCTGGATACATGCCGCCATCTCGTCTCCGTTGGAATGTCTCTATCGCTTTCAGTAAAAACACGGCAGAGCGAGATACACAAGCACTTCAAAACGCTGTTAACACAATTATCGAACAGAAATGGAGTGGGGAAAAACTTAAAGGGATTGTTCAGAAGTACCATTTACCCTACTACGCTCCGTTTCAGGAGGAGGAAAAGTAA
- a CDS encoding PQQ-dependent dehydrogenase, methanol/ethanol family produces the protein MSVQTFFKAASDCLHTKRVSLVIFVVALSLVATPGIVTAGTDVNNIRPVTNEMLLSSQGDQESWLMYGRDYRSWRYSELTQVNTENVKKLVPKWAFQIGTRFDKFECTPLVIDGVMIITTPYSSIYAVDARTGKEIWRYNYPLQDGLAICCGMVNRGAAILGDKVFWTTLDAHLLALDVKTGTVLWDRVVGDSTNAESLTVAPLVVKDKVIVGISGAEYGIRGYIDAYYAETGEQAWRFYTVPSKDEPGGDTWAGDSWMTGGGSAWVTGSYDPELNLVYWGTGNPAPDWNGAVRRGDNLYTDCIVALDADTGKLQWHFQATPHDVWDWDGVSEPVLIDMDIDGKPTKALMQANRNGYFYVLDRTNGKFLYASPYCEMNWSAGLDENGRPTVKPGVFTTEEGTIRVCPGVEGGKNWPPSAYNPLTNHLYVPSLELCGSYHQGRVFYVKGLPYLGSGMTAERDAAGDMEMWGHISAIDVSTGEIKWRHKTNFPQWGGCLTTAGGLVFAGDLEGRFMALSAETGEVLWDFQTGSGVLAPPITYQLDGVQYVVIASGAVKYAEVNARQGGTLYVFALFDE, from the coding sequence ATGAGCGTGCAGACTTTTTTCAAAGCAGCAAGCGATTGTCTACACACAAAACGCGTAAGCCTCGTCATCTTTGTGGTAGCCCTATCACTTGTTGCGACACCGGGGATTGTTACAGCGGGTACCGATGTCAATAATATCCGACCCGTTACCAATGAGATGTTATTGTCCTCACAAGGCGATCAGGAAAGCTGGCTGATGTATGGACGCGACTATAGAAGTTGGAGATATAGCGAACTCACACAGGTTAACACCGAAAACGTCAAAAAACTCGTCCCGAAATGGGCGTTTCAAATTGGAACAAGGTTCGATAAGTTTGAATGCACTCCGCTTGTTATAGACGGGGTAATGATTATCACAACCCCCTATAGCAGTATTTACGCCGTGGATGCCAGAACGGGCAAGGAAATATGGCGATATAATTATCCGCTCCAAGATGGTCTGGCTATCTGCTGCGGTATGGTCAATCGCGGTGCTGCCATTCTTGGAGACAAAGTCTTTTGGACAACCCTCGATGCCCATCTCCTTGCGCTTGACGTGAAAACTGGAACGGTACTGTGGGATAGAGTCGTTGGAGATTCAACCAACGCTGAATCTTTGACCGTTGCCCCGTTAGTTGTCAAAGACAAAGTGATTGTCGGGATATCTGGTGCGGAATACGGCATTCGCGGCTACATTGACGCGTATTACGCTGAAACGGGTGAACAAGCGTGGCGGTTTTACACTGTTCCTTCAAAAGATGAACCCGGCGGCGACACATGGGCAGGCGATTCATGGATGACAGGCGGCGGCTCTGCTTGGGTCACCGGCTCATACGATCCAGAATTGAATCTTGTCTACTGGGGAACGGGCAATCCTGCACCCGACTGGAACGGGGCTGTTCGCAGGGGTGACAATCTTTATACCGACTGCATTGTCGCACTTGATGCCGATACCGGTAAACTCCAATGGCACTTCCAAGCCACACCCCACGATGTTTGGGACTGGGATGGCGTGAGTGAACCGGTTCTCATTGACATGGACATTGATGGGAAGCCGACTAAGGCACTGATGCAGGCAAACCGTAACGGCTATTTCTACGTGCTTGATAGAACCAACGGGAAGTTCTTATATGCAAGTCCGTATTGCGAAATGAATTGGTCTGCGGGACTCGACGAAAACGGGCGTCCGACTGTCAAACCGGGCGTGTTTACCACGGAAGAAGGGACGATTCGCGTATGTCCTGGTGTTGAAGGTGGGAAAAATTGGCCTCCTTCAGCCTATAACCCTCTCACAAACCATCTCTATGTCCCGTCTTTAGAACTTTGTGGTTCCTACCATCAAGGTCGCGTTTTCTATGTGAAAGGTTTACCCTATCTTGGAAGCGGTATGACGGCAGAAAGAGATGCCGCTGGCGACATGGAGATGTGGGGGCACATTAGCGCGATTGACGTTTCTACAGGTGAAATTAAATGGCGGCACAAAACGAACTTCCCACAATGGGGTGGATGCCTCACAACAGCGGGCGGTCTCGTTTTTGCAGGGGACTTAGAGGGAAGATTCATGGCATTATCGGCAGAAACCGGCGAAGTGCTTTGGGACTTCCAAACTGGATCCGGGGTGCTCGCGCCACCGATTACCTATCAACTTGATGGTGTTCAATATGTTGTCATAGCATCGGGTGCGGTGAAATATGCCGAAGTTAACGCCCGCCAAGGCGGCACCCTCTATGTGTTCGCGCTCTTTGATGAATAG
- the lipA gene encoding lipoyl synthase, with the protein MMLKTLPIVNVNRQQSRHPSWIKARIPGGGNYAELKKLMRDLELHTVCEEARCPNIGECWNSRTATFMILGDVCTRRCMFCAVKKGAPGGIVDTDEPRRIGEAVAHLKLKHVVITSVNRDDLPDGGASVFAECITEARKNQPGCTVEVLIPDLEGNWEALHVIVRARPEVLNHNTETVPRLYRRVRPYANYQQTLTLLEIVKQLDAQMLTKSGLMVGLGETITELLETMQDIRNTGCDIITIGQYLSPSTRHLPIQRYYTPEEFDELKEVGIEMGFRHVESGPLVRSSYHAGEQAQLG; encoded by the coding sequence ATGATGTTAAAAACCCTCCCTATCGTCAACGTGAATAGACAGCAAAGCCGCCATCCATCATGGATTAAGGCGAGGATCCCAGGTGGCGGCAACTACGCGGAACTCAAAAAATTGATGCGCGACTTGGAACTTCACACTGTTTGTGAAGAAGCGCGATGTCCGAACATCGGCGAATGCTGGAACAGTCGGACTGCAACCTTCATGATATTAGGTGATGTCTGCACGAGGCGTTGTATGTTCTGTGCTGTCAAGAAAGGCGCGCCCGGTGGCATTGTTGATACCGATGAACCGAGACGCATCGGTGAGGCTGTTGCACACTTAAAACTCAAACACGTCGTGATTACCTCTGTTAACCGTGACGACCTACCCGACGGCGGCGCGAGTGTTTTCGCAGAATGCATCACCGAAGCCCGGAAAAATCAACCCGGATGTACAGTCGAAGTTCTCATTCCTGATCTCGAAGGAAATTGGGAAGCACTTCATGTTATTGTACGCGCCCGTCCTGAAGTTCTGAATCACAACACCGAAACCGTGCCGCGCCTCTACCGCAGGGTCCGCCCGTACGCCAACTACCAACAGACCCTAACACTCCTCGAAATAGTCAAGCAGCTCGACGCCCAAATGCTCACCAAATCGGGACTCATGGTAGGCTTAGGCGAGACAATCACAGAACTCTTAGAGACAATGCAGGACATCCGTAATACCGGCTGCGATATTATTACCATCGGGCAATATCTTTCACCCTCCACACGTCACCTACCGATACAACGTTATTATACCCCCGAAGAATTTGACGAACTCAAAGAAGTCGGGATAGAGATGGGCTTTCGGCACGTGGAATCTGGCCCCCTTGTGCGGAGTTCCTACCACGCTGGAGAACAAGCACAATTAGGGTAA